A window from Sinorhizobium fredii encodes these proteins:
- the ybgC gene encoding tol-pal system-associated acyl-CoA thioesterase — translation MSLISLAGELTETGHSLIQRVYYEDTDFSGVVYHARYLHFMERARTDYLRLLGVEQASLAIEGDAEGLVFVVHRMEIDFKSPARMDDILTIETTTEKAGGAKMVLQQEIRRAGVLLIAAKVIIAVINGQGKPRRLPEALATKFLAAQRAPAQPG, via the coding sequence ATGTCACTGATTTCGCTTGCCGGCGAGCTGACCGAGACCGGCCACAGTTTGATCCAGCGGGTCTATTACGAGGACACCGATTTCTCCGGCGTCGTCTACCACGCCCGCTACCTGCATTTCATGGAGCGGGCGCGAACGGATTATCTGCGGTTGCTGGGCGTGGAACAGGCCTCACTCGCCATCGAGGGGGATGCGGAAGGCCTCGTTTTCGTCGTTCACCGCATGGAAATCGACTTCAAATCGCCGGCCCGGATGGACGACATCCTGACGATCGAGACCACCACCGAGAAAGCCGGCGGCGCCAAGATGGTGCTGCAGCAGGAGATCCGTCGCGCCGGCGTGCTGCTGATCGCCGCCAAGGTGATCATCGCCGTTATCAATGGACAGGGCAAACCGCGGCGCCTGCCGGAGGCGCTGGCGACGAAGTTCCTGGCGGCGCAGAGAGCGCCCGCGCAACCGGGCTAA
- a CDS encoding NAD-dependent epimerase/dehydratase family protein: MKMAILGGDGFVGWPTALHLSDAGHDIHILDNLSRRWIDTELGVQSLTPMDSIQERTRIWHAETGRRIHFNLIDLARDYELLKNWLSEHRPDAIVHFAEQRAAPYSMKSDRHKNYTVNNNVNATHNLLNALVELDLDAHLVHLGTMGVYGYSTIGAAIPEGYLPVGIETMGGETVSQEILYPSNPGSIYHMTKCLDQLLFQFYAKNDGLRITDLHQGIVWGTHTEQTRRHPQLINRFDYDGDYGTVLNRFLIQAAIGYPLTVHGTGGQTRAFIHIQDSVRCIELALNSPPARGSRVEIFNQMTETHRVRDLAEMIARMTGSEIAWLPNPRKEAAENDLVVHNEKFLALGLDPIRLQDGLLSEIVDVAKKFAYRVDRSRVPAVSAWTKDIAPLINHDPEGKRLKSVS; encoded by the coding sequence ATGAAGATGGCAATCCTCGGCGGCGACGGTTTTGTCGGCTGGCCCACCGCATTGCATTTGTCCGATGCGGGCCACGACATCCACATTCTCGACAACCTCTCCCGCCGCTGGATCGACACGGAGCTCGGGGTGCAATCCCTGACCCCGATGGATTCCATCCAGGAGCGCACCCGCATCTGGCACGCGGAGACCGGCCGTCGCATCCATTTCAACCTGATCGACCTCGCCCGCGACTACGAGCTCCTGAAGAACTGGCTTTCCGAACATCGCCCCGACGCGATCGTGCATTTCGCCGAGCAGCGCGCCGCGCCCTATTCGATGAAGAGCGACCGCCACAAGAACTACACCGTCAACAACAACGTCAACGCAACCCATAACCTCCTGAACGCGCTGGTCGAACTCGACCTCGACGCCCATCTCGTCCATCTCGGCACCATGGGCGTCTACGGCTATTCGACGATCGGCGCGGCGATCCCCGAAGGTTACCTGCCGGTCGGGATCGAGACCATGGGCGGCGAGACGGTCAGCCAGGAGATCCTCTACCCGTCCAATCCGGGATCGATCTACCACATGACCAAGTGCCTCGATCAGTTGCTCTTCCAGTTCTATGCGAAGAATGACGGCCTCAGGATCACCGACCTGCACCAGGGCATCGTCTGGGGCACCCATACCGAGCAGACGCGCCGTCATCCGCAGCTCATCAACCGCTTCGATTATGACGGCGACTACGGGACGGTGCTCAATCGCTTCCTGATCCAGGCGGCGATCGGCTACCCGCTGACGGTTCACGGCACCGGGGGCCAGACCCGTGCCTTCATCCACATTCAGGACTCGGTGCGCTGCATCGAGCTTGCGCTCAACAGCCCGCCCGCGCGCGGCAGCCGGGTGGAAATCTTCAACCAGATGACCGAAACGCACCGCGTCCGCGATCTCGCCGAGATGATCGCCAGGATGACCGGCTCGGAGATCGCCTGGCTGCCCAATCCGCGCAAGGAAGCGGCCGAAAATGATCTCGTCGTGCACAACGAGAAGTTCCTGGCGCTCGGGCTCGATCCGATCCGCCTCCAGGACGGGCTGCTTTCCGAGATCGTCGACGTGGCGAAGAAATTCGCCTACCGCGTCGACCGTTCGCGCGTGCCGGCCGTCTCCGCCTGGACGAAGGACATCGCCCCCTTGATCAACCATGATCCCGAAGGCAAACGGCTGAAATCCGTCTCATGA
- a CDS encoding glycosyltransferase: protein MNPATPHPEGGLPCSPAAAQDAFVTLVTNADYALGARALLRSIRLTRTPADIVVLYTGGVEPVALEPLTEFDCRLIETELLPLSDEFNARHQRRNVHELAPFTKGRKPDFHSPLDNFCKLRLWQLVEYQRCVFIDADALVLRNIDKLFLYPEFSAAPNVYESLADFHRLNSGVFVAKPSLETFENMLAALDAPGAFWPRTDQTFLQSFFPDWHGLPVTMNMLQYVWFNLPELWDWRSIGVLHYQYEKPWEKDHPRADVLRPLIDLWHAYLTGENVPHLATLPSPPQTGSTLP from the coding sequence ATGAACCCTGCGACGCCCCATCCGGAGGGAGGCCTCCCCTGTTCCCCGGCCGCCGCCCAGGATGCTTTCGTGACGCTGGTCACCAATGCCGATTATGCGCTCGGCGCGCGGGCCCTGTTGCGGTCGATCCGCCTGACGCGGACGCCGGCGGATATCGTCGTGCTCTACACGGGCGGCGTGGAGCCCGTCGCCCTCGAACCGTTGACGGAATTCGACTGTCGCCTGATCGAAACGGAGCTGCTGCCGCTCTCGGACGAATTCAACGCCCGGCATCAGCGCCGCAACGTCCACGAGCTTGCGCCCTTCACCAAGGGACGCAAGCCCGACTTCCACTCGCCGCTCGACAATTTCTGCAAGCTTCGCCTCTGGCAGCTGGTCGAATATCAGCGCTGCGTCTTCATCGATGCCGACGCGCTCGTGCTGCGCAATATCGACAAGCTCTTCCTCTATCCGGAGTTTTCCGCCGCGCCGAACGTCTATGAGAGCCTTGCCGATTTTCACCGGTTGAATTCAGGCGTTTTCGTCGCAAAGCCGTCGCTCGAGACCTTCGAAAACATGCTGGCGGCACTCGACGCGCCGGGTGCCTTCTGGCCGCGCACCGACCAGACCTTCCTGCAGAGCTTCTTTCCCGACTGGCACGGCCTGCCGGTGACGATGAACATGCTGCAATATGTCTGGTTCAACCTGCCGGAACTGTGGGACTGGCGATCGATCGGCGTACTGCACTACCAGTACGAGAAGCCTTGGGAGAAGGACCATCCGCGTGCGGACGTGCTGCGGCCGCTGATCGACCTCTGGCATGCCTACCTGACGGGCGAGAATGTTCCTCACCTAGCCACTCTGCCGAGCCCGCCGCAAACCGGCTCCACGCTGCCATGA
- a CDS encoding NAD-dependent epimerase/dehydratase family protein, with product MTRVLVSGGTGFVGRFIVEHLIASGYEVVVGGRTPPASALFSKPVAFVPLALAPDIDQGGAFRHIDHFVHAAFQHVAGRYRGGEGNDPEGFRRSNLDGSVRLFQTARNEGVKRCVFLSSRAVYGEQPPGADLFEDTPCNSDSLYGALKLEAENELDALGTAAFKTVSLRVTGVYGVPDEGAAHKWQPLFDDYLSGRVIAPRAGTEVHGEDVAAAVRLALQTPLDRLQGGVLNVSDVLIDNRGILAMVQNIIGCPHPLPDPAALAAFNSMNTEKIRALGWQPGGRERLQATVRSLLA from the coding sequence ATGACCCGCGTCCTCGTCTCCGGCGGCACCGGCTTCGTCGGCCGCTTCATCGTCGAGCACCTGATAGCGAGCGGATATGAAGTGGTCGTCGGCGGCCGCACGCCACCCGCAAGCGCCCTGTTTTCGAAGCCTGTCGCCTTCGTCCCGCTCGCGCTCGCCCCGGATATCGACCAGGGCGGCGCCTTCCGCCACATCGACCATTTCGTCCATGCCGCCTTCCAGCATGTCGCCGGTCGCTATCGTGGCGGTGAAGGCAATGATCCCGAGGGTTTTCGCCGCAGCAATCTCGATGGCTCCGTCCGACTGTTTCAGACGGCTCGCAATGAGGGGGTGAAGCGTTGCGTCTTCCTGTCGAGCCGGGCCGTCTATGGCGAGCAGCCGCCGGGAGCAGACCTCTTTGAAGATACGCCCTGCAATTCCGATAGCCTCTATGGCGCGCTCAAGCTGGAAGCCGAAAACGAACTCGACGCACTGGGCACAGCCGCATTCAAGACTGTGAGCCTGCGTGTGACCGGCGTCTACGGCGTACCCGACGAAGGCGCTGCTCACAAATGGCAGCCGCTTTTCGATGACTATCTCTCGGGCCGCGTCATCGCGCCACGTGCCGGCACGGAAGTGCATGGTGAGGATGTGGCCGCTGCCGTGCGCCTTGCCCTCCAAACACCACTGGATCGCCTGCAGGGCGGCGTGTTGAACGTCTCCGATGTCCTCATCGACAATCGTGGCATCCTGGCAATGGTTCAGAATATCATCGGGTGTCCTCACCCCCTTCCGGACCCGGCCGCGCTGGCGGCATTCAATAGCATGAATACCGAGAAGATCCGGGCCCTTGGCTGGCAGCCGGGCGGACGGGAGCGATTGCAGGCAACGGTCAGAAGTCTGCTCGCCTGA
- a CDS encoding metallophosphoesterase has translation MLARRGFLKLLGGLVMAGFGTTAYAIGIEPLQRPLVTSYAVKPANWPTGLKLRIVVLADIHACEPWMPVRRIASICDQASALGGDIILLLGDYMSSLRLTGFVEPARWAEALARLKAPLGVHAIIGNHDWLNDPVASLAGHGPTLAHTALAGVGIPVYDNRALRLEKDGHPFWLAGLSDQLEPSYPASDGAGMIDGLDDLPGTLAGIDGGDPIILMAHEPDIFVDVPRCVSLTLAGHTHGGQVRFLGYAPLVPSRYGNRYAYGHIIEDDRHMIVSGGLGLSNLPVRIGSPPEVVAIDIG, from the coding sequence ATGCTTGCGCGGCGTGGATTCCTCAAGCTCCTGGGCGGACTGGTGATGGCGGGATTTGGGACGACCGCCTATGCCATCGGCATCGAACCGTTGCAGCGGCCGCTTGTCACGTCCTATGCCGTGAAGCCTGCCAACTGGCCGACAGGGCTAAAGCTCAGGATCGTCGTTCTGGCGGACATCCATGCCTGCGAACCGTGGATGCCGGTACGCCGGATTGCCAGCATCTGCGATCAAGCCAGTGCGCTTGGTGGCGATATCATCCTCCTACTCGGCGATTACATGAGCAGTCTGCGTCTGACCGGTTTCGTCGAACCAGCCCGTTGGGCCGAGGCATTGGCGCGACTGAAGGCGCCGCTCGGGGTCCACGCGATCATAGGCAATCACGACTGGCTCAACGATCCGGTGGCCAGCCTAGCCGGGCACGGTCCGACCCTGGCGCACACGGCGCTCGCCGGCGTCGGTATCCCCGTCTACGACAATCGCGCGCTACGCCTCGAAAAGGACGGGCATCCCTTCTGGCTTGCCGGTCTGTCGGATCAGCTCGAGCCCTCCTATCCGGCGTCGGACGGTGCCGGTATGATCGACGGGCTCGATGACCTGCCCGGCACTCTGGCGGGCATTGACGGTGGCGATCCGATCATTCTGATGGCGCACGAACCCGATATCTTCGTCGACGTGCCCCGGTGCGTATCGCTGACGCTCGCCGGCCATACCCATGGCGGGCAGGTGAGGTTTTTGGGTTATGCGCCGCTCGTTCCGTCGCGATACGGCAACCGCTACGCTTATGGGCATATCATCGAGGACGATCGCCATATGATCGTCTCAGGCGGATTAGGTCTTTCGAATTTGCCGGTGCGGATCGGATCGCCGCCGGAGGTCGTTGCCATCGACATAGGCTAG
- a CDS encoding metallophosphoesterase, translated as MITRRDFMKVLGGGFASAMAIGGYAFAFEPLARLNVTRYELTPPGWTPGLKLRVIALADIHACEPWMSARRIASICERANALGGDIIVLLGDYASGMNLVTRYVHSSEWSKALSTLQATLGVHAIMGNHDWWEDRNAQRNGGGETFGHRALAEVGIPVYSNRALRLEKDGFGFWIAGLEDQLALLPGKKWKRSTMGGLDDLGGTLAQVTDEAPVILLAHEPDIFPTVPPRVSLTLSGHTHGGQVRFIGHSPVVPSRFGDRYAYGHIVEEERNLIVSGGLGCSIAPVRFGVPPEIVVADLG; from the coding sequence ATGATCACCCGCCGCGACTTCATGAAAGTTCTCGGCGGCGGTTTCGCCAGCGCCATGGCAATCGGCGGCTATGCCTTTGCCTTCGAGCCGCTGGCGCGGCTGAACGTGACCCGCTACGAGCTGACGCCGCCCGGCTGGACGCCGGGCTTGAAGCTGCGTGTCATCGCGCTCGCCGACATCCATGCCTGCGAGCCCTGGATGTCGGCGCGGCGGATTGCTTCCATATGCGAGCGCGCCAATGCGCTTGGCGGCGATATCATCGTTCTTCTTGGAGACTATGCGTCCGGCATGAATCTCGTCACCCGCTATGTCCATTCGAGCGAGTGGTCGAAAGCGTTGTCGACGCTTCAAGCTACGCTCGGCGTCCACGCGATCATGGGCAATCATGATTGGTGGGAGGACAGGAACGCCCAGAGGAACGGCGGCGGCGAAACCTTCGGACATCGCGCCCTGGCCGAGGTCGGCATCCCGGTCTACAGCAACCGCGCCCTCCGGCTGGAGAAAGATGGTTTCGGCTTCTGGATCGCCGGGCTCGAGGACCAGCTTGCGCTTCTGCCGGGCAAGAAATGGAAGCGCAGCACAATGGGCGGGCTCGACGATCTCGGCGGGACGCTGGCGCAGGTGACTGACGAGGCGCCAGTCATCCTGCTTGCGCATGAGCCCGACATCTTCCCGACGGTACCGCCGCGGGTTTCTTTGACCCTTTCGGGACATACCCATGGCGGGCAGGTGCGGTTCATCGGCCACTCCCCGGTCGTGCCTTCCCGCTTCGGCGATCGCTACGCCTATGGCCATATCGTCGAGGAGGAGCGCAATCTGATCGTTTCGGGCGGACTTGGTTGCTCGATCGCGCCTGTTCGTTTCGGCGTACCGCCGGAGATCGTCGTCGCCGACCTGGGCTGA
- the ruvB gene encoding Holliday junction branch migration DNA helicase RuvB: MTEAARLIAPEKRGEDLDATLRPQSLDEFTGQAEARANLKIFIEAARNRGEALDHVLFVGPPGLGKTTLAQIMAKELGVNFRSTSGPVIAKAGDLAALLTNLEERDVLFIDEIHRLNPAVEEILYPAMEDFQLDLIIGEGPAARSVKIDLAKFTLVAATTRLGLLTTPLRDRFGIPVRLNFYTVEELELIVRRGARLMGLGMTDEGAREIARRARGTPRIAGRLLRRVRDFAEVARVEAVTRELADEALTRLLVDNMGLDQLDRRYLTMIAHNFGGGPVGIDTIAAGLSEPRDAIEDIIEPYLIQQGFIQRTPRGRVLTANAWKHLGLNPPKDVQAAQFRLTLEED; the protein is encoded by the coding sequence ATGACTGAAGCCGCACGCCTGATTGCGCCGGAAAAGCGGGGCGAGGACCTCGATGCGACGCTGCGCCCGCAGTCGCTCGACGAGTTTACCGGCCAGGCGGAAGCGCGCGCCAATCTGAAGATCTTCATCGAGGCGGCCCGCAACCGCGGCGAGGCGCTCGATCACGTTCTCTTCGTCGGCCCGCCCGGTCTCGGCAAGACGACGCTCGCGCAGATCATGGCGAAGGAGCTCGGTGTCAATTTTCGCTCGACGTCAGGACCGGTCATAGCTAAGGCCGGCGATCTCGCGGCGCTGCTCACCAATCTCGAAGAGCGCGACGTGCTGTTCATCGACGAAATCCACCGGTTGAACCCGGCGGTCGAGGAAATCCTCTATCCGGCCATGGAGGATTTCCAGCTCGACCTGATCATCGGCGAAGGGCCGGCGGCGCGCTCGGTGAAGATCGATCTTGCCAAGTTCACGCTGGTGGCGGCGACGACGCGCCTCGGTCTCTTGACAACGCCGTTGCGCGACCGCTTCGGCATCCCGGTGCGGCTCAATTTCTACACGGTCGAGGAACTGGAACTGATCGTCCGTCGCGGCGCGCGGCTGATGGGCCTCGGCATGACCGATGAGGGCGCGCGCGAAATCGCCCGCCGGGCGCGCGGCACGCCGCGCATCGCCGGCCGGCTGCTGCGCCGGGTGCGCGACTTCGCCGAGGTGGCGCGGGTCGAGGCCGTGACGCGGGAGCTTGCCGACGAGGCGCTGACGCGGTTGCTGGTCGACAATATGGGACTTGATCAGCTCGATCGCCGTTACCTGACGATGATCGCCCATAATTTCGGCGGCGGCCCCGTCGGCATCGATACGATCGCGGCCGGCCTATCGGAGCCGCGTGATGCGATCGAGGATATCATCGAACCCTATCTGATCCAGCAGGGTTTCATCCAGCGTACGCCGCGCGGCCGCGTGCTGACGGCGAACGCCTGGAAGCATTTGGGGCTCAATCCGCCGAAGGATGTCCAGGCGGCCCAATTTCGTCTGACACTCGAGGAGGATTGA